In Capsicum annuum cultivar UCD-10X-F1 chromosome 11, UCD10Xv1.1, whole genome shotgun sequence, one genomic interval encodes:
- the LOC107848703 gene encoding eukaryotic initiation factor 4A-6, which produces MTFEGIKQFYVNVEKEEWKLETLCDLYETLTTTQSVIFVNTRRKVDLLTDQMRGRDHSVLATHGEMDENTRDIIMCKFCCGSFRVLITSICDRLDVQQQVSLVINYDLPTQPENYLHRVGRSGRFGRKGVVINFATTKDDERMLYDIQKFYNVVIEELPVNVADLL; this is translated from the coding sequence atgaccttTGAAGGTATAAAGCAGTTTTATGTGAATGTGGAGAAGGAAGAATGGAAGCTTGAGACACTTTGTGATCTGTATGAAACCTTAACCACCACACAGAGTGTGATCTTTGTGAATACTCGTCGCAAAGTTGACTTGTTAACAGAccagatgagaggtagagatcatAGTGTCTTAGCCACCCATGGTGAAATGGACGAGAATACTAGGGATATTATAATGTGTAAATTCTGTTGTGGTTCCTTTCGTGTTCTCATCACTAGTATATGTGACCGCCTTGATGTCCAACAACAAGTCTCACTTGTCATAAACTATGATCTCCCTACTCAGCCTGAGAATTACCTTCATCGCGTTGGACGTAGTGGAAGGTTTGGTAGGAAGGGTGTTGTGATCAACTTTGCAACCACCAAGGATGATGAGAGAATGCTCTATGACATTCAGAAGTTTTACAACGTGGTGATTGAGGAGCTTCCGGTAAATGTTGCTGATCTCCTGTAG